One Desulfobulbus oligotrophicus DNA segment encodes these proteins:
- a CDS encoding tRNA1(Val) (adenine(37)-N6)-methyltransferase, whose amino-acid sequence MTALPKTALSTTNTPSLPVLCGSEIQQTGHHAVSATSPVADEVTDDSLFAGRLICRQHRNGYRFSVDAVLVAHSSVPKKGQRVLDLGCGCGVISLILAYRHPHILVDGLEVQAELADLATANIRQNGYEQRCAILRGDLRAPGSVLRPESYDLVVSNPPYRQQHTGRLNQNRQAASARHELRGNINDFARASAFAVKNRGKVVFIYPARRCNALFAALHSHRLTPKRLQPVYSHPQAANACLIVVEAVKNGGEQLELLAPFFIYTGRDSTYSAAMQALYEET is encoded by the coding sequence TTACCAAAGACTGCCCTCTCTACCACAAATACCCCGTCTCTGCCAGTTTTGTGCGGCAGTGAAATTCAGCAGACCGGCCATCACGCCGTGTCCGCCACCTCTCCTGTTGCTGACGAAGTAACCGATGACAGTCTCTTTGCCGGTCGGCTTATCTGCCGACAGCACCGAAACGGGTACCGTTTCTCTGTGGATGCGGTCCTTGTCGCCCACTCCTCTGTTCCCAAAAAAGGACAGCGGGTTCTTGATCTTGGTTGCGGTTGTGGTGTTATCAGCCTGATCCTGGCTTACCGTCATCCTCACATCCTGGTTGACGGCCTGGAAGTGCAAGCTGAACTGGCTGATCTGGCTACAGCCAATATCAGACAGAACGGCTATGAACAACGTTGCGCCATCCTGCGGGGAGACCTGCGGGCACCGGGTTCAGTACTAAGGCCGGAGTCATACGATCTCGTTGTCAGCAACCCGCCGTACCGCCAACAACACACCGGCCGTCTCAACCAAAACAGGCAGGCTGCCTCCGCCCGCCACGAGCTCCGGGGCAATATCAACGATTTTGCCCGGGCCTCGGCCTTTGCCGTGAAAAACCGGGGCAAGGTCGTCTTCATCTATCCGGCCCGCCGTTGCAACGCCCTGTTTGCAGCCCTGCACAGTCACCGTCTCACCCCCAAAAGGCTCCAGCCGGTCTACTCCCATCCGCAGGCTGCCAATGCCTGTCTGATAGTGGTCGAAGCTGTGAAAAACGGCGGGGAACAGCTTGAACTGCTCGCCCCATTTTTTATATACACCGGCCGCGACAGCACCTATTCTGCTGCCATGCAGGCACTGTATGAGGAGACATAA